In the Helianthus annuus cultivar XRQ/B chromosome 11, HanXRQr2.0-SUNRISE, whole genome shotgun sequence genome, one interval contains:
- the LOC110875848 gene encoding uncharacterized protein LOC110875848: MAARKYAKRLLYDIDLSFKLIRKRESYHPSVYNAFGRYQSHSSKVENPDIIDASVSPTISQQGSQTESNTRVSKYTSEEDDATNNMWKPDLQLAWLTKTLEPALQLCRWPLPTGDAHGNKIPPSSRTLAEILASIQRSKLEVQDWSLSDLTIGLYLVYLQQTSKVAFVSWNGMEWN, encoded by the exons ATGGCAGCTCGTAAGTACGCGAAACGCTTGTTGTACGACATAG ATTTGAGTTTTAAGTTGATAAGGAAACGGGAATCGTATCATCCGTCTGTATACAACGCATTCGGCCGCTATCAATCACACTCGTCGAAAGTAGAAAACCCAGACATTATAGATGCATCAGTTTCACCTACAATATCTCAACAAGGCAGCCAAACAGAGTCAAATACCAGGGTTAGCAAATACACTTCTGAGGAAGACGATGCAACCAATAACATGTGGAAGCCAGATCTTCAGCTAGCTTGGCTCACAAAAACACTTGAACCAGCTCTGCAATTGTGTAGGTGGCCTTTGCCCACAG GAGATGCACATGGAAACAAAATTCCGCCTAGCAGTCGAACACTTGCGGAAATCCTTGCAAGCATTCAAAGGAGTAAACTTGAAGTTCAAGATTGGAGCTTGAGTGATCTTACaataggtttatatctcgtttacCTTCAACAAACAtctaaggtagcgttcgtttcatggaatggaatggaatggaattag
- the LOC110877892 gene encoding uncharacterized protein LOC110877892, whose product MGFQIPPSPNQDQFYKEKLPNSIPFHSMKRTLPKYPFEDVKGVKISSDKVVQDLIYHVELAKGAYRGSAAALAKNSMLRESNVVKFVKDSSMLRPGYYVGIDTRNKLVIFGIRGTHTVSDLVTDIVSSSDSEVNFEGYSTHFGTAEAARWFLTHEIGTIKKYLEKHEGFRLRLVGHSLGGAIASMLAIMLRKKTSEELGFSPEIVTAVGYGTPPCVSKELAEYCSDYVTTVCMQDDIIPRLSVATLMRLRNEILQTDWKTVLEKEDWRSVLDLVNNAKQVLSSVQDVAKKLVDYTKFGSQAKYIDVPGRKDSITVQDSTSSNVKPEVAKANDIKTERPDLACPQEELFIPGSVYFLKRKEEQHNGNKVNTFTLWKRHTGAMYMGYGLETRVLTIIPMFS is encoded by the exons atgggatttcaaattcctccctcccccaaccaagatcaattttacaaagaaaaacttcctaattccattccattccattccatgaaacgaacgctacctaaatATCCGTTTGAGGATGTTAAGGGCGTAAAGATTTCATCCGACAAAGTG GTTCAGGATCTTATATACCATGTAGAACTAGCAAAAGGGGCGTACAGGGGTAGTGCCGCTGCGCTAGCCaaaaatagcatgcttagagaaAGTAACGTTGTGAAATTTGTGAAGGACTCTAGTATGTTACGACCAGGATATTATGTTGGGATTGATACGCGAAATAAACTTGTGATTTTTGGAATTCGTGGAACACATACAGTTTCTGACCTTGTTACCGACATTGTTTCTTCGAGTGATTCAGAAGTCAATTTTGAAGGCTATTCAACTCATTTCGGTACCGCTGAGGCTGCTCGTTGGTTTCTAACTCACGAGATCGGAACCATTAAGAAGTACCTTGAGAAGCATGAG GGATTTAGGTTAAGGCTGGTGGGCCATTCACTTGGAGGTGCGATTGCTTCAATGCTAGCTATAATGCTTCGCAAGAAGACGAGTGAAGAGTTGGGTTTTAGCCCTGAAATTGTTACGGCTGTCGGATATGGGACACCGCCCTGTGTTTCTAAAGAGCTGGCTGAATACTGTTCTGATTATGTCACAACTGTTTGTATGCAG GATGATATAATCCCAAGGCTAAGCGTTGCTACTCTGATGAGATTAAGAAACGAAATTCTTCAGACTGACTG GAAAACTGTATTAGAGAAGGAGGACTGGAGAAGTGTTTTGGATTTGGTTAATAATGCAAAGCAGGTTCTATCTTCCGTACAAGACGTAGCTAAGAAGCTAGTTGATTATACCAAGTTTGGAAGCCAGGCTAAATATATCG ATGTTCCTGGTAGAAAGGACTCGATCACGGTACAAGATAGTACATCTTCAAACGTCAAACCAGAAGTAGCAAAAGCCAATGACATCAAAACGGAAAGACCTGATTTAGCGTGTCCCCAAGAGGAACTATTTATTCCGGGCAGCGTTTATTTTCTAAAACGGAAAGAAGAACAACACAATGGCAATAAAGTAAATACGTTCACTCTTTGGAAGAGACATACAG GTGCAATGTATATGGGCTATGGATTAGAAACTCGGGTATTAACTATTATTCCTATGTTTTCCTAG